A genomic segment from Nicotiana tabacum cultivar K326 chromosome 7, ASM71507v2, whole genome shotgun sequence encodes:
- the LOC142162419 gene encoding uncharacterized protein LOC142162419, producing the protein MSMTTIQEVKVFDMWGIDFIGPFVSSYGNKYILVGVDYVSKWVEAVALQTNDAKGVTGFLKKNIFTRFGTPRAMVSDGGTHFCNKAFARLLEKYGARHKVTTPYHPRSSGQVKVSNWEIKSVLTKTVNTTKTDWAKKLDDALWAYHTSFKTPIGTSRVTGLHELEEFRFHVFENERLYKEKDENDA; encoded by the exons ATGTCGATGACTACTATTCAAGAGGTGAAGGTATTCGACATGTGGGGGATTGACTTTATAGGGCCATTCGTCAGCTCGTATGGTAACAAATACATATTGGTGGGagttgactatgtctccaaatgggttgaagctgtggctCTCCAAACTAATGATGCAAAGGGGGTGACAGGCTTtctaaagaaaaacatcttcacacgttttggcacCCCGAGAGCTATGGTCAGTGATGGTGGAACCCATTTTTGCAATAAAGCGTTCGCACGGTTGTTGGAAAAGTATGGAGCTCGTCATaaggtgaccactccttatcaCCCACGGTCAAGTGGGCAAGTTAAAGTGTCAAACTGGGAAATCAAAAGTGTCTTAACCAAGACAGTGAATACGACAAAGACTGATTGGGCGaagaagctggatgatgcattatgggcgtaCCACACATCAtttaaaactccaattg GCACCAGTAGAGTCACTGGGCTACATGAACTCGAGGAATTCAGGTTCCATGTATTTGAGAATGAAAGATTATACAAAGAAAAGGATGAAAATGATGCATGA
- the LOC107769337 gene encoding U-box domain-containing protein 26-like yields the protein MPGSLDPLDVGVQIPYYFRCPISLELMQDPVTVCTGQTYDRQSIESWVATGNTTCPVTRAPLSDFSLISNHTLRRLIQDWCVANRAFGVERIPTPKQPADPVLVRSLLNQAAAESNHLKSRLSALKRLRGLARDSDKNRSVISANNAREILLSIVFYRMDSDSSELNHESLALLSLFPLSEGECFFVASDPDRVSYLVSLLFHPSIDVRVNSAALIEVVVAGIRSELRAQISSIDDVFEGVVGILNYPLAYPRALKVGIKALFALCLVKQHRQKAVAAGAVEALIDRLQDFEKCDAERALATIELLSRIPSGCAALASHALTVPLLVKTILKVSERATEYAAGALLSLCLASEQAQKEAAAAGVLTQLLLLVQSDCTERAKRKAQLLLKQLRDCWPEDSIANSDDYFAYSDVVPF from the coding sequence ATGCCTGGAAGTTTAGACCCTTTGGATGTGGGCGTTCAAATTCCATACTACTTTCGTTGTCCAATCTCCTTGGAGCTTATGCAGGATCCGGTAACAGTTTGTACCGGTCAAACGTACGACCGGCAAAGTATTGAGTCCTGGGTGGCCACCGGCAATACTACGTGTCCTGTAACAAGGGCGCCGCTTAGTGATTTCTCTCTTATTTCAAATCATACTCTTCGCCGGCTTATACAGGATTGGTGTGTTGCGAACCGGGCTTTCGGAGTTGAGCGGATTCCGACGCCGAAACAACCGGCTGATCCGGTTTTGGTCCGGTCGTTGCTGaatcaagcagcggctgagtcgAATCATTTGAAGTCTAGGCTTTCGGCGTTGAAGAGACTCAGAGGACTCGCTCGTGACTCGGATAAGAATCGATCCGTAATTTCGGCGAACAATGCACGTGAAATCCTTTTGTCTATTGTGTTCTATCGCATGGATTCCGACTCGTCCGAGTTGAATCACGAGTCTCTCGCGCTTCTCTCTTTGTTCCCGCTCTCTGAAGGTGAATGCTTTTTTGTTGCTTCCGATCCGGACCGAGTTAGTTACCTGGTTTCTCTGCTTTTTCATCCTTCTATCGATGTCCGAGTCAACTCAGCTGCTTTAATTGAGGTTGTCGTCGCCGGAATAAGATCGGAGCTCCGTGCACAAATCAGCAGTATAGATGACGTCTTCGAAGGAGTAGTCGGAATTCTGAATTATCCATTAGCCTATCCGAGAGCGTTGAAAGTCGGAATCAAGGCGCTGTTTGCTTTATGCCTAGTGAAGCAACACCGCCAAAAGGCAGTGGCCGCCGGAGCGGTGGAAGCGCTAATTGACAGGCTACAGGATTTCGAGAAATGCGATGCGGAAAGAGCGCTTGCCACGATCGAACTCCTCTCCAGGATTCCATCCGGATGCGCCGCCTTAGCGTCGCACGCGCTAACGGTGCCTCTGCTGGTGAAAACCATCCTGAAGGTATCGGAGCGTGCAACGGAGTACGCCGCCGGTGCACTGCTATCGCTCTGCTTGGCGTCGGAACAAGCTCAAAAGGAAGCGGCTGCCGCCGGCGTCTTGACTCAACTGCTGTTGTTAGTCCAAAGCGATTGTACAGAACGCGCAAAGAGAAAAGCGCAATTGCTGTTGAAGCAGCTACGCGATTGTTGGCCGGAGGACTCCATCGCCAATTCGGATGATTATTTTGCCTACAGCGACGTCGTTCCTTTTTGA